In the genome of Xiphias gladius isolate SHS-SW01 ecotype Sanya breed wild chromosome 18, ASM1685928v1, whole genome shotgun sequence, the window CAGATCATATTTGACATGTGAAGTTGCCCTAAACTCTACACCCCTTTTTACGTCTGGTGCAACTTTGCTCTCATTAACTTCGTTTCCAGCTGCAACAGGAAGCAACCCCCTCCTATAGAAACAAATCTATGGGGGGGGGTTCATGTCACATCTTTGATGTGACATGAACTGAGGGACCAGACCGCAGAGACATTAATGTTGCTCTTGTTGTTGGGTATTTCCTACATAAAAAATTTCTTTGGATGTAACTGAATCTCAATGAcagacatgattttttttttctttatctttgtcttCTCTTATCTCGCAGGGCATCCTTCCTCTTTCTGGACTTTCCTTCCAAGCTGTCTCCCTGGACCCTGACACGTCACATTCACCACACATGTTTGAGATAAGCGGTGAATCAGTGGAAATTACCAACTTCAGCTAAGACATGGCAACACAGTGTGAAATACTGAGCATGATTTATGTTGTTCCCTCTTTCATCCAGGTCCAATGGTGGATTCCAAGGTGTTCATATGTGCCAGTGCTGCAGAGTTACAGAAATGGATGCAGCAAATAGAAGACAGGAAGCACAAGTCAATGACACAGGCCATGAACGCCTCTCACTGTGCTCTCTCCTACCTCGTAATTAACTCTTGTATATCTGGTTGTAATTACACCCGAAAAAGCAGTCTGCTTGAGTTGTAGTTAATAAATTGTTTACATATTTCTCCCTTAGTTACCATGTGATGCGCGCTGGAAAAGAGAAGAACTACTTAAATACTTACTACAAGCTCCAATATGGCAGTGGGAGGGCTCGCCCATACAGCACATGGGTCAGCCAAGATACATATCTATCGTCCATACCGTCAACTCACAGAGACAGGTGATCAATGCTCTCTTACTCTGTAGTAATAATCTGCTAATGTACTAATGTTTTAGCACTTTCACAAGCATCTCAGGTCTAAAGCATCTCAGGTGCTGACCAGAGGTGACttgtgtgtaattatttttttatacgtTGTTTCCCTCAATATTTCTGTTAAGTtagggaaaaaaacccaaaccaaaacaataattttcagAGAAAGCTGAACAGCTCATATGTCAAGATGAAGTGGTTGTTATGTCACGAAACAATGGGATAGGCTATTTTCACATGCTGTCACCAAAACAAGCATGTTTtgtcaaaatcacaaaatatattttgcgTAGTAGGCAAAGATGGGGGTGTCATGGtgtcaaagaaaaattaaagaattAATCAGTTGTGCGCACACAATTAGTCATTCATGCTGTCAAATTAATTGTATGTATGACTAAGATAAGAACCTACGGTTTGACCGGAAAAATCACTGTTCACTTCCACTGTTTATTTTGCACTGCATTAACATTGTGCTACACAGAGGTAGAAGTGCAGCTCACGTCCGCTCTAttcacacatgtacaaaaaGGGGAATGGAGGGAACAGGCACGAAtgtgatgaaagaaagaaaccagCACACCAAGACAAACCACAGCTGCTAACTTGCTGCTCACACTTTGCCTCCCCCTCTTAACTGACCTAAGTAACAATTAATACTAATTCATTCTAATAAATAAGTTGAGAGCAAGAATTAGTCATTTTTCAGCAAAacttattataaaaaatagatttttctaCTCGTTTCCTCTCTGGCCTTCCACACTTACCACAGTATACCAGTTGTGACACCACTTACAAGAATACTTCTAGGTTTGGTCTGAGTATCTGAAAGTCAGAACCACATCTCCCACAATCTGCCTCTCTGTTGAAATGAGATTGTATCTTAATAACCTCTGAAGTGGATAAACACGTGGCCCTATTTGGACCGTCTTTATGTTGTGTGCCATAAAAGGCTTCTAAGCCAATCAGGTTTCTTGTTAAATCTGACCTGCTGGTGCACAATGTGGCACTGAGGAGGCTGCCATTGTTCTCTGTGATGGTCTCATTTATTTAACGTAAACTGTCCTAGTatctcaaattaaaataaaatggtttatttatgtTACAGGGTAATTCAGATTTATCATAACTTGTGGCCTATTTTAGTAGTTTGGGCCATTGTCTCTGTCAGTTAGGATAAGTCTGATGGGGAAAGAAACATTCAGACAGTCAAACGATCATAGATGTTTATCCGGATTACCTACACCATTTTATTTAGAGGTAAAACTCAAACTGAGTGCACCAGAAATGCTGGTAATAATCCCTCTTTGCATAAAAAACTGTAACTTGTTTTCACTTCCAAATCATTTTTGTTAACTAAGGAGTTTGTTTACAGCCTCTATGATCGTCTGACTACTTGTGTTTTTGGCCTCCTCTGACTTTATCGCAACAtggccattattattattattattattattatgacttATGGACAAAAGTACCAAAATAACATACAATTTGTATTACATGTGCATTTGGTGAATATCATGAGCATCCATGAATAGAGGATATCAGTGTTTTTCCAGTGGTGTGAGCTGTGTTGGACAGCTAATACAACAGTAACATTGGTTTTGTTCTCTCAGGGACTCCAAGAAAGACTGATGCTTCTCTTCCCTCAAGatgtcctgctgctgtcagttgACAACAAGCGGCTGAATATACGATATGAGGTACTGTAAAATGACTCTATGGGAAAAATCCATAATAATACGTCTCCACCGGTGTGGCATAACTACGTGTCCCGGTGGTCATTACACAGCGTTTGTTCTTTTGACAAGACATATAACAAGGGTGGAACATTTTGTAACTCAAACCTGCTGCCTGTAacaacagcaaatgtgtttcaatcggcagttaaaatgaaatatttacaatCATTTTGATAGTGTCATAGAAGTGAAAATTCCTGCAcaactttcacattttattttattttttcgcCTCTTTGTCCTTTTCAACAGGGCAGGTTACCCCGACACAGCATCAGAGCAGTGGAGCGCTCAACATTGCCTGGACGACTGGAGTTTGACCTGATCGGTATACTGTACAAATATGTGTCCTCAGTACTTGTTTGGCTAAATGTAGCATTGGATTATAGCGAAACTAACCGCAGTGAGGGATGAAGTCATTTCATATAATCCCTGCTTTATGCTCTGTTTTAGGTGACCTGGTGGAGCCCCTGCAGGTCTCTTGTACCTGCCTGGAGGATTTTCAGAACTGGATTTTTCAGTTACAACAGGTTAGACTGTAGAATATATTTAACTACTGGTATGGTCCTTTGAACTGAACAAACACAAGAGATACACAACTGAATTAATATTGTTTAAAGCGGTATTAAATGATTTCCTGgccactggggggggggggcagaacatcatgaaaacagaaaatctagCATATTATCGCTTTATAAAGTTGTTGTGGCAAACTGCTTTAAGAGGCTAAAATAACGCAGTAGAGCTGTGTGAGATTGCAGGGTTGCAGATATTAATTTGTGGCTTTGTCACTACGAGCGACATATCAGAAatagtaatttgatccattgttaaatGAAATACTGATTAAGGCAGCTATAAGGTTGTTATTACTAAACTTAATTTAAATGAGCAAAATCTATATGCAAAGTTTACAATTGAAAAAATACTTGTCTGCTAATCTTAAGTAGAAGTCATGTGTCACTTTACTGACAACCATCAGCCACAAGGAGGAGGTGCAACAATGGAATTGAAAGGACCATActggtgtttttgcttgttcTAGCCCAGGTGGTTTGTCTATGAGCAGTGAGCACATAGACATACAGTACCAGCGGGTTATGTGCTGTGAGCGGGTCAACCAGATTTCGAATTCTCAGATTTTGTGATTTTGCTGTCAACTGTTCCATTCGACTGTTTTTGGGAAGTTTAGGAAGTAAAACTATCCAGCATTTCACGAGAAAAAAGCTAAGATTTAATGCTGCTATGATCAACATTCTTAtattaataatggatcaaatgaaaACTTTGTATGTATTAGGTttctcatagtgacaaacccacatgGATTTATCATCTGACTCTGCAGCTTGCCTCAGCTCGCTACGGAGTGTTTCAGCAtcttccagctcattgttttgttgttttgtagcttgtttctgctgccccccaGTGGCCAAAATGAGTTAATGCAGGTGGAAGATTTAAGAGTAAGACCCCTAATGGGAACAGCCACTGTTTTATCCCATTTGCTGCTGACTACTTTCTAACGCATGCTGTTGGTTTGGTATGAAAATCAGCTTGTACAAACGTGTTTGAGATCGGGAAcatacttttgtttatttttgtcaatttaGTCCCATTTCTTGATTCAGGGACCAAATACTGAGGTTGTGTTTGCAAGAAATATTCATGTGGAACAAGGTGATGTCTGGTACCTTAAATATGAAGCAATTGTGCATCAACAAGGTTTTCGTTTTTGATCTGCAGCCCGACAGAAGCAGTCACAATACTGTGAGTCAAGCTGCACCTCCAGTCATGCCAAAGCCTCAAAGGAGCAGGAAGGAGTCCCACGAACCGATCATAACTGCCGACCAATGTCGCATCAATGGACGCAGCTGACTCATCAGAACGTGGAAAAGCTTGAAATTTCACTGTAATTACAAATCTAAAACTAACTGTGTAGATAGCCTGTACAGTACATATTACTTTTATGTTTAACTGTGCCACAAAATGGAGTTACAGCAGTGAAGATTTTCTGGAATGTTTTCACCCTGTTTTTGATATGTTTgggtgatttcttttttttttccactctgaaGGACTGAAAAGATACTTAAGGTTCTCTTTCATGAGGGGACACACGGAAACAAGTCCATGGCCTAGTTTAAGAGCAGATCGTAGCTGATGAAATGTTAGATGTAGAAATTGTAGCGCGGTAGAGGTTACAAAAGCAATAGAACTGAACAAACTGTACATAAAGACATAGACATAATAGTTTACCCTTTCAgaataaactatttaaaaagttgaatctacagagttaaaaaaatcattatttcaaCACAACATACAATGgaagtgtctgtttttatttcagtggttAAAGATTTACAGTAGAATGGAGAAATCAAGTAAACATCCAGTGTATTACAGTATTTATAGTCATTATGGTATTAGAAATTACTCTGAATGCAAAGTTTATAGTAATGGAATGTCATAATATCTgttacatctttttttcatataaattaCTGTCAAAAAGGTAAATGCACCATCTTCTACTCTTTATACATGAAGCCATCTAcagtaaagtacatttacatCAGAATCTCCTTAGAGAACAACCAGCTAGAGGAGTATAAATACACATGCTGCTACAGCAACCATTTAAATTACAACTAACAACTTAGATATAGAAAAAAGTAGGGTTATAAACATTTCATGTGCCACTGGTAGAGTTGACATTTGATGGCTGATTATAGTGGTTCATTAATAACAGGTCTCAGCTCAGTTATACTGCGCTATTGATCATTTGGGGATTTTTTCACTTCAGGAGGGGAATGTTGTGAATGACGTAGACCTAAATGTAAGTCAGTGCTTAGTGTATAACAgcattattttattctgtattattagtgtaataaaataatgtggAGCTTTCATTCAACTGGTGCTAAACTGGGGCTtgtcaaagttttaaaattagTACATTTGAagataaatttgcaaatttacCAAACAGGTGGTTTATGTAAATAAGTTCCAAAGTGAAGGTGgtatatttttccatttccagGTTTTGAAGGATAAGGctagtggggttttttgtttgtttgatcaaaACCtacaatgtgttagtccattTCTTAACCTTCAGATCTCCCTATCCAGTTCCTatgttggggactattttcagccgcagattaatacacatttgctGCTATAgtcagtatttacagcagcaggatggtgtgtgtggaaTTCACTCACACTAAACTACAGTGCTCGTGTGTTTTTAAtcgtttttggacaacaatacAGCTCAATGGAACAGAGGAATGAGCTCTATTAGGCTGTGACAGACTGTAAGACTGTCAGTAGGATCGATTCATTGTTGGCTTAGGTCTTTTCATGCGCTTTTtctgacaataacaaaaatacagaatatagtCAGTCTAATCCTTTAATGAGATTAGGGCACTGACAAAAAAGCACTTGTGTAGAGCAGCCTTGTATGAGGATAG includes:
- the LOC120804358 gene encoding probable pleckstrin homology domain-containing family N member 1 gives rise to the protein MGCCSVTQRHTGVDEVGPDEIELLELSGDNLGVWSLGEIRLQLSVRNGRDEEQPPPQRYPSTRHMEQEVVLWGRSTDELRHRIYSQHPIRGWEGQPAHMYGEVIHCSLVSLYNSYTQEISEHFLVLFSFHLLILSLDHSRQDFIYEGILPLSGLSFQAVSLDPDTSHSPHMFEISGPMVDSKVFICASAAELQKWMQQIEDRKHKSMTQAMNASHCALSYLLPCDARWKREELLKYLLQAPIWQWEGSPIQHMGQPRYISIVHTVNSQRQGLQERLMLLFPQDVLLLSVDNKRLNIRYEGRLPRHSIRAVERSTLPGRLEFDLIGDLVEPLQVSCTCLEDFQNWIFQLQQPDRSSHNTVSQAAPPVMPKPQRSRKESHEPIITADQCRINGRS